A single window of Dermochelys coriacea isolate rDerCor1 chromosome 14, rDerCor1.pri.v4, whole genome shotgun sequence DNA harbors:
- the BAHCC1 gene encoding BAH and coiled-coil domain-containing protein 1 isoform X1: MEGREFAPPPHLLAERGSVGHRSSAGRLAASGHSPVQHPGHFQPGKFFPAPISMAAHTAGSGLMGNTPASSFMGSFLTSSLGSAAPTHPTGPASSPSEPAYRGPHSGTSQIWFSHSHEAPGYPRFSGSLASTFLPMSHLDHHGNSNVLYGQHRFYESQKDNFYLRNLPAQPTLLSANHNFPSIARAAPGHPIGSCSRDREASHGLKSHKEYDRYLLAKEKAGKGEAKERPAEEDVKERHKLVLPMTPEGHCKEGVHQRSSCENRAKHLNSCLLNSKMLNGDAHKAVLPSCTGGALPRHAGTTMAQSRCPKDMLRSERELAPHESPQPYSECLERRQMLHHSVSYTVPSSLPAIPPPLSTSAATFPCLQLHSSPDGLCPLQDKAGRELKLSGATFVPSVGHLTDKSRSFQVASEACSLERGEAKERHEMGSEHTGAYGNSFHHLKVEGKAERRLEWAQSSNARLKGLEYLNSGGSETPFPSLPQAPKGSLEKGSYFEMAPSQDCSRASHQDALCVKLSQSCCTLDKGSKECQGQSAQKVARIRHQQHVPPELELAGSGSEARRKSMSYNGAPLPPWGMQGQGAPMPMGEERKSSYLDPFSTSLQQAALMTQGSVLSQDMQSPPDEVSAMKNLLKYSNQALIVGQKAPFVGLGTLKGSCAQQDGKFPVGKGQQELERPDCARSRDHELAHGEGEVRQPPVGIAVAVARQKDTLSRPEPSYGANSSRQGRTTMGLKAGSARPMHVIDLEAEEERSRLCEERLGITGRELLLQENKDLVDFARIHPSSGCPGDLTPHLMIAGGSSLQAGQLGGDPAAHAHPAHTHWLPRTRSPSIWMGGHSYGISHPALHQNLPPGFPASMPSTMQSVFPLPQDPPAQLVILPTEPSAHGAPHTLADVMDQASLWPPMYPGRGPSSHLQHAGQLPVYSRSQFLRQQELYALQQQRAAQALELQRQSQIQRKAEEQPGELEEPGHEKPLKPSHKPVALTPPTKGLSSAAPCPAKLSPCCHSPALRHPSKCPSAHPAAPCTLPVCPAPSSAIAPRSPPASPSPLPSNKGNEAEDKRVEGQPPRSYSKSLEPDLPPGYSYPTVSMGYSSPLAVHAAEPADPDTMQSVSPAAEPEQSRTFPPTEEPCRASAAAVLEEAGRAVQGATAEPKAQAAMSQHLHHHLLLLPPGQASGELVGAASGRGPVAELEEMSYGPMLGGPSLASAQGAPEESGVLEEQPGAAQLTGAPAGPTLKASEDAAGEEHAAGREAGCEEEQEGDSLSLLRAGSGLQGSLSGLDALIIAGIDLGDLPALSPPSPAPLAAPPSPCPCSSGITLLSELADLELQRQRCDAAVGVEDEDLVAVNLRNLATIAALVEATGEESSPPCLSPLAVPLAPRTRGLRRKYTWTPKPKPVCPLKAAIEQLDTQEVEMRLRLAELQRRYKEKQRELVKLQRRHDHEHDESSRSPARRGPGRPRKRKHSSTLGTLRQNNVLSRADGRKVKAVKTSLSLLCSELRSDGEPKKKRSRIAEATYSSLKGTQDKVRCKKSSSQSKLAAKAAHKVSQLKQKVKSKGLPAGISPFRRKEPSPGSRIQKKLSRAKGAKAAVSTKYPQQDLASRETAHFKAMPSTGAAGADADYESEDGAALSPDETLPPSVPPAVVGPSPSSVVKMEANQKAKKKKERQGLLGPCRISSPEGEVKIKRRPGKPGTGKLEKVPARRKTGGCEGAAKKKLKGKPKESLRQLVKSGVGSLAASNSPFPSTDTRQFTPREDGAKISSERLKKATRKTKVLQSALRRKNGALALALSPRNAKTILSKGKKLGKVKSKVATKQCKGRAVSKLLESFTVEDDFEFDDNSSFSEEEESPRLGAEQGAAHAHSCTIRKEDLRDGLHVLIPKEDSLLYAGSVKTLQPPDIYSVVIEGERGNRQRIYSLEQLLQEAVLDVRPQSSHHLPPGARVCAYWSQKSRCLYPGNVVRGPSSDEEEEDLDSVMVEFDDGDTGHISVSNIRLLPPDYQIQCTEPSPALLVSSTCRRTKRSSSDAPPPSEAVPSLCVDGRESAEPAKNSSKKAAGKEKGGKADVLAMGAKVLPPADHFLGRRGSPLLSWSAVAQTKRKAASKNPAVLQNLFQLNGSSKKLRAKEALFPVHSVATPIFGNGFGADSFSRIASSYASFGAGASLVLPGAQKLLRAKKVERLEAEVGKGSRRKSGSEYLVKLDHEGVTSPKNKNCKALLMSDKGFGPKLERPLPSHGYAHPALVGKDKKGRAPIHQLPMGLALRKYSGQADYALNCDSDCHSSYSDMDEDEEASGLGASVPSRFITRLSVSSSSSGSSTSSSSGSISTSSLCSSDNEDSSYSSDDEDSTLLLQTCLTHPVPTLLAQSQALHSKSSTPQRCFIAKAAAASAKAKLKRKEALSFSKAKEFSRRQRLPSVENRPKISAFLPARQLWKWSGNPTQRRGMKGKARKLFYKAIVRGKETLRIGDCAVFLSAGRPNLPYIGRIESMWESWGSNMVVKVKWFYHPEETKLGKRQSDGKNALYQSCHEDENDVQTISHKCQVVGREHYEQLTRSKKYQDRQDLYYLAGTYDPTTGRLVTADGVPILC, from the exons CTCCGGGGTACCCCAGGTTCTCGGGGAGTCTGGCCTCCACCTTCCTTCCCATGAGCCATTTGGATCACCATGGAAACAGCAACGTCCTCTACGGCCAGCATCGGTTCTACGAAAGCCAGAAAG ATAACTTCTACCTGCGGaacctgccagcccagcccaccctgcTGTCAGCCAACCACAACTTCCCCAGCATTGCCCGGGCAGCCCCCGGCCACCCCATTGGGTCCTGCAGTCGTGACCGCGAGGCCAGCCATGGGCTGAAGAGCCACAAGGAATATGACCGCTACCTCCTGGCCAAGGAGAAGGCGGGCAAGGGGGAGGCCAAGGAGAGGCCGGCGGAGGAGGACGTGAAGGAGCGGCACAAGCTGGTGCTGCCCATGACGCCTGAGGGGCACTGCAAGGAGGGGGTCCACCAGAGGAGCTCATGCGAGAACCGGGCCAAGCACCTCAACTCCTGCCTCCTGAACTCCAAAATGCTCAATGGTGACGCCCACAAGGCCGTGCTGCCCAGCTGCACGGGCGGCGCCCTGCCCCGCCACGCCGGCACCACCATGGCCCAGAGCCGCTGCCCCAAGGACATGCTGAGGTCGGAGCGGGAGCTGGCTCCCCACGAGTCGCCCCAGCCCTACAGCGAGTGCCTGGAGCGGCGCCAGATGCTGCACCACTCGGTCTCCTACACCGTCCCATCCAGCCTGCCCGCCATCCCGCCCCCACTCAGCACCTCGGCTGCCaccttcccctgcctgcagctccactccagccccgACGGGCTGTGCCCTTTGCAGGACAAAGCCGGGCGCGAGTTGAAGCTCAGCGGGGCCACGTTCGTGCCATCGGTGGGACACTTAACCGACAAGAGCAGGTCTTTCCAGGTGGCGTCTGAGGCCTGCAGCCTGGAGCGCGGTGAGGCCAAGGAAAGGCACGAGATGGGCTCGGAGCACACGGGCGCCTACGGCAACTCCTTCCACCATCTCAAGGTTGAGGGCAAGGCGGAGCGGAGGCTGGAGTGGGCGCAGAGCTCCAACGCCCGGCTGAAAGGCCTGGAGTACCTGAACAGCGGCGGCTCCgagacccccttccccagcctgccccaggcaCCCAAGGGCAGCCTGGAGAAAGGCAGCTACTTCGAGATGGCGCCGTCTCAGGACTGCTCCCGCGCTAGCCACCAAGATGCCCTGTGCGTCAAACTCAGCCAGTCCTGCTGCACTTTAGACAAGGGCTCCAAGGAGTGCCAGGGCCAGAGCGCACAGAAGGTGGCACGGATACGCCACCAGCAGCACGTGCCCCCTGAGCTGGAGCTGGCGGGGAGCGGCTCCGAGGCCAGGAGGAAGTCGATGAGCTACAAcggagcccccctgcccccctggggCATGCAGGGGCAGGGCGCGCCCATGCCCATGGGCGAGGAGAGGAAGAGCTCCTATCTCGACCCCTTCAGCACCAGTTTGCAGCAGGCTGCGCTGATGACTCAGGGCTCGGTGCTGAGCCAGGACATGCAGAGCCCCCCTGACGAGGTGTCGGCCATGAAGAACCTGCTGAAATACAGCAACCAAGCACTTATCGTGGGGCAGAAGGCTCCCTTTGTGGGGCTGGGCACCCTCAAGGGCAGCTGCGCCCAGCAGGACGGGAAATTCCCGGTGGGGAAAGGGCAGCAGGAGCTGGAACGGCCGGACTGTGCCCGCAGCAGAGACCACGAGCTGGCCCACGGGGAGGGCGAGGTGCGGCAGCCGCCCGTGGGCATCGCTGTGGCGGTGGCGCGACAGAAGGACACACTGAGCCGGCCGGAGCCCTCGTACGGTGCCAACTCCAGTCGGCAGGGCCGGACGACCATGGGCCTGAAAG CCGGCTCAGCACGACCCATGCACGTCATCGACCTGGAGGCGGAGGAGGAGCGGAGCCGCCTGTGTGAGGAGCGGCTGGGGATCACGGGCCGAGAGCTTCTTCTCCA GGAGAACAAGGACCTCGTGGACTTTGCCAGGATCCACCCATCCAGCGGCTGCCCCGGCGATCTCACCCCCCACCTCATGATTGCAGGCGGCTCCTCCCTCCAGGCCGGCCAGTTGGGTGGGGACCCTGCAGCCCACGCACACCCGGCCCACACGCACTGGCTGCCCCGGACACGCAGCCCCTCCATCTGGATGGGGGGACACTCATATG GCATCAGCCACCCGGCCTTGCATCAGAACCTGCCGCCCGGCTTCCCTGCTTCCATGCCCAGCACCATGCAGTCCgtgttcccccttccccaggaCCCCCCAGCGCAGCTGGTCATCCTGCCCACAGAACCGTCAGCCCATGGCGCCCCGCACACGCTGG CTGATGTTATGGACCAGGCCTCGCTGTGGCCACCCATGTACCCGGGCCGGGGCCCCAGCTCCCACCTGCAGCATGCGGGCCAGCTCCCCGTCTACTCGCGCTCGCAGTTCCTCCGGCAGCAGGAGCTCTAcgccctgcagcagcagcgggCGGCCCAGGCtctggagctgcagaggcagtcgCAGATCCAG CGGAAGGCAGAGGAGCAGCCTGGCGAGCTGGAGGAGCCAGGCCACGAGAAGCCCCTCAAGCCGTCCCACAAACCAGTTGCCTTAACGCCCCCCACCAAGGGCCTCTCCTCGGCGGCCCCCTGTCCTGCCAAGCTCTCACCCTGCTGCCACTCGCCCGCCCTGCGGCACCCATCAAAATGCCCCTCGGCGCATCCTGCCGCCCCCTGCACTTTACCTGTCTGCCCGGCGCCCAGCTCGGCCATTGCCCCGCGCTCCCCGcccgccagccccagccccttacCCAGCAACAAGGGCAACGAAGCAGAAGACAAGCGGGTGGAGGGGCAGCCGCCCAGGAGCTACTCCAAGTCGCTGGAGCCAG ACCTGCCGCCTGGATACAGCTACCCCACCGTCAGCATGGGCTACTCCTCGCCGCTGGCCGTGCACGCCGCCGAGCCAGCCGACCCCGACACGATGCAAAGCGTCTCCCCGGCGGCCGAGCCCGAGCAGTCCCGGACGTTCCCTCCCACGGAGGAGCCGTGCCGTGCCAGCGCCGCGGCCGTGCTAGAGGAGGCCGGGCGGGCGGTGCAGGGTGCCACGGCCGAGCCCAAAGCCCAAGCTGCCATGAGCCAGCATCTccatcaccacctcctcctcctccccccggggCAGGCCTCCGGGGAGCTGGTGGGGGCAGCGTCAGGGCGAGGCCCGGTGGCGGAGCTGGAAGAGATGTCCTACGGCCCAATGCTGGGGGGGCCCAGCTTGGCCTCAGCTCAGGGAGCTCCGGAGGAGAGCGGGGTCCTGGAGGAGCAGCCGGGGGCAGCGCAGCTCACGGGGGCACCTGCAGGCCCCACCCTGAAGGCCTCGGAGGATGCAGCCGGGGAGGAGCACGCAGCGGGGCGGGAGGCCGGCTGCGAAGAGGAGCAGGAAGGCGACTCCCTGAGCCTCCTGCGGGCGGGCAGCGGCCTCCAGGGCTCTCTGAGCGGGCTAGACGCACTGATCATCGCGGGCATCGACCTGGGAGACCTCCCGGCCCTGAGCCCACCCAGCCCGGCCCCCCTAGCAGCTCCCCCCTCACCCTGTCCATGCAGCTCAGGGATCACCCTGCTCAGCGAACTGGCCGACCTGGAGCTCCAGCGGCAGAGATGTGATGCGGCGGTGGGAG tGGAGGATGAAGACTTGGTGGCCGTTAACCTTCGGAACCTGGCGACCATTGCTGCCCTGGTGGAGGCGACCGGTGAAGAGAGCAgccctccctgcctcagccccctggCAGTCCCCCTGGCCCCCCGCACACGGGGCCTGCGACGGAAATACACCTGGACCCCCAAACCCAAACCT GTCTGCCCCCTGAAGGCCGCCATTGAGCAGCTGGACACGCAGGAGGTGGAGATGCGGCTGCGGCTGGCAGAGCTGCAGCGCCGCTACAAGGAGAAACAGCGGGAGCTGGTGAAACTGCAGCGACGGCATGACCATGA GCATGACGAGAGCTCGCGGAGTCCGGCGCGGCGCGGCCCGGGGCGGCCGAGGAAACGGAAGCACTCCAGTACCCTCGGCACCTTGCGGCAGAACAACGTGCTCAGCAGGGCTGACGGCAGGAAAGTCAA GGCCGTGAAGACCAGCCTGTCCCTCCTGTGCTCGGAGCTGCGGAGTGACGGCGAGCCCAAGAAGAAGCGGAGCAGGATTGCTGAGGCGACCTACAGCAGCCTCAAGGGCACCCAG GACAAAGTGCGGTGCAAGAAAAGCAGCTCCCAGAGTAAACTCGCTGCCAAAGCGGCTCACAAGGTCTCCCAGCTGAAGCAGAAAGTGAAGAGCAAAGGGCTCCCGGCGGGCATCAGCCCCTTCCGCAGGAAAGAGCCCAGCCCTGGCAGCAGGATCCAGAAGAAACTCTCCAGGGCTAAGGGCGCCAAAGCCGCGGTTTCCACCAAGTACCCGCAGCAGGACCTGGCCAGCCGGGAGACTGCTCACTTCAAAGCCATGCCCAGCACGGGGGCAGCCGGCGCAG ACGCAGACTACGAGAGCGAGGACGGTGCCGCCCTGTCACCCGACGAGACCCTGCCCCCCTCGGTGCCCCCCGCCGTGGTCGGGCCCTCTCCATCCTCGGTGGTGAAGATGGAGGCCAATCAGAAGgcgaagaagaaaaaggaaaggcaGGGGTTGCTAG GGCCTTGTCGAATCTCCAGCCCAGAGGGCGAAGTCAAGATCAAGCGGCGCCCAGGGAAGCCTGGCACGGGGAAGCTGGAGAAAGTGCCTGCCAGGAGGAAGACAGGGGGCTGCGAGGGGGCTGCTAAGAAGAAGCTGAAGGGGAAGCCCAAGGAGAGCCTGCGGCAGCTGGTGAAATCTGGCGTGGGCAGCCTGGCAGCCAGCAACAGCCCGTTCCCCAGCACCGACACCAGACAGTTCACACCTAGGGAGGatggggccaagatttccagCGAGCGCTTGAAGAAAGCCACCCGCAAGACAAAGGTGCTGCAGTCGGCCCTGCGG CGGAAGAACGGGGCGTTGGCCCTGGCCCTCTCTCCCAGGAATGCCAAGACCATCCTCAGCAAAGGCAAGAAGCTGGGCAAGGTGAAGAGCAAGGTGGCCACCAAACAG TGCAAGGGGCGGGCGGTCAGCAAGCTGCTGGAGAGCTTCACCGTGGAAGACGACTTCGAGTTCGACGACAACAGCAGCTTCTCAGAAGAGGAGGAGAGCCCGCGGCTGGGGGCTGAGCAAGGCGCAGCCCACG CACACTCCTGTACTATCCGCAAGGAGGACCTGCGGGACGGCCTGCACGTGCTCATCCCCAAGGAGGACAGTCTGCTGTATGCCGGCAGCGTCAAGACCCTGCAGCCTCCGGACAT CTACAGCGTTGTCATcgagggggagagaggaaaccGCCAGCGGATCTACTCCCTGGAGCAGCTCCTGCAGGAAGCC GTGCTGGACGTCAGACCCCAGTCCAGCCACCACCTCCCGCCAGGCGCCAGGGTGTGCGCGTACTGGAGCCAGAAATCCCGCTGCCTCTACCCGGGGAACGTTGTGCGAG GTCCCTCCAgcgacgaggaggaggaggacctggACTCGGTGATGGTGGAGTTCGACGACGGGGACACAGGCCACATCTCGGTGTCCAACATCCGCCTGCTGCCACCGGACTACCAGATCCAGT GCACGGAGccctcccccgccctgctggTATCCAGCACATGCCGGCGGACGAAGCGGTCTTCCAGTGATGCCCCCCCGCCCAGCGAGGCGGTCCCCAGCCTGTGTGTGGACGGGCGTGAGAGCGCCGAGCCAGCCAAGAACTCCAGCAAGAAGGCTGCTGGTAAAGAGAAAGGCG GTAAAGCTGATGTGCTGGCCATGGGTGCCAAGGTGCTGCCACCGGCTGACCACTTCCTGGGCCGGCGTGGCAGCCCCCTGCTGAGCTGGTCGGCGGTGGCCCAGACCAAGCGGAAGGCGGCCAGCAAGAACCCGGCCGTGCTGCAGAACCTCTTCCAGCTCAATGGCAGCAGCAAGAAACTGCGGGCCAAAGAGGCGCTTTTCCCCGTGCACAGTGTGGCCACCCCCATCTTCGGCAATGGCTTCGGGGCCGACTCCTTCAGCAGAATCGCCAGCTCCTATGCCTCCTTCGGTGCTGGCGCCAGCCTGGTTCTGCCCGGCGCCCAGAAGCTCCTGCGGGCCAAGAAGGTGGAGAGGCTGGAGGCGGAGGTGggcaaggggagcaggaggaagtCGGGCAGCGAGTACCTGGTCAAGCTGGACCATGAGGGTGTGACGTCCCCCAAGAACAAGAACTGCAAGGCCCTGCTGATGAGCGACAAGGGCTTTGGGCCCAAGCTGGAGCGGCCCCTGCCCAGCCATGGCTACGCCCACCCAGCTCTGGTGGGCAAGGACAAAAAGGGGCGGGCCCCCATACACCAGCTGCCCATGGGGCTGGCGCTGCGCAAGTACTCGGGCCAGGCCGACTACGCCCTGAACTGCGACAGCGACTGCCACAGCTCCTACTCCGACATGGACGAGGACGAGGAGGCCAGCGGGCTGGGCGCCAGCGTGCCCTCGCGCTTTATAACGCGCCTCTcggtctcctcctcctcctccggctcctccacttcctcctcctccggcTCCATTTCCACCTCCAGCCTGTGCTCCTCCGACAACGAGGACTCCTCCTACAGCTCCGACGACGAGGACTCCACCCTGCTGCTGCAGACCTGCCTCACCCACCCCGTGCCCACCCTGCTGGCTCAGTCCCAGGCTCTGCACTCCAAGAGCAGCACCCCGCAGAGGTGCTTCATCGCCAAGGCTGCCGCCGCCAGCGCCAAAGCCAAGCTGAAGCGCAAGGAGGCCCTGAGCTTCTCCAAAGCCAAAGAGTTCTCCCGGAGGCAGCGGCTGCCGTCGGTGGAAAATCGGCCAAAGATCTCCGCTTTCCTGCCGGCACGGCAGCTCTGGAAGTGGTCGGGGAACCCCACGCAG AGAAGGGGCATGAAAGGCAAGGCCCGGAAGCTGTTCTACAAGGCCATCGTGCGGGGCAAGGAGACACTGCGTATCGGCGACTGTGCTGTGTTCCTCTCGGCCGGCCGGCCCAACCTGCCCTACATCGGGCGCATCGAGAGCATGTGGGAGTCGTGGGGCAGCAACATGGTGGTGAAGGTGAAGTGGTTCTACCACCCCGAGGAGACCAAGCTGGGCAAGCGGCAGAGCGACGGCAAG AACGCGCTGTACCAGTCGTGCCACGAGGACGAGAACGATGTGCAGACCATCTCGCACAAGTGCCAGGTGGTGGGGCGGGAGCACTATGAGCAGCTGACCAGGAGCAAGAAGTACCAGGATCGCCAGGACCTCTATTACCTAGCGGGGACCTACGACCCCACCACGGGCCGGCTGGTGACTGCCGACGGCGTCCCCATTCTGTGCTGA